The DNA segment TCCAGCGTTAGGGGTAGAATTAAAAACTATCCCGATTAATGCACAAGGTAAACCACTGGAAACAACCTTTGTCTGTGTCGCGCCCTTAACCGGTAACCACGGTGTTACTTGGCAAACCTGCAGCGTCGCCAATAAATTGAAACAAGTATTGTGGATCCCGGTGCTTGGTGAGCGTGATATTCCGGTGGCAGAACGTATTGTCGGTTCACCACTGCTCTGGCAACCCGATGAAATTGAAAATATGCAGCTGCAAGAAGATTGGGAAGAGTTAATGGATATGATCGCGCTTGGACAGGTGGAACAGATCACCGCGCATCACGGTAAATACTTACAGCTTCGCCCTAAGGCTGCCAATAATAAGATCCGTACTAAAGCCTACGGTAGCGAAGGCGAGATCATTCAGGTGCGACCACGTGGATTTTATCTCAAAAAGGCATTTACCCATCAATTACTCAAAAAACACTTCAATATCTGAGCTACCTAAGAAATCAAAATGGTAAATCTCAAGCAAAAAAAAGGCCCGTCAGAAGACGGACCTTAAACTGCATGAAAAATGGGTTATTTACTTTTACGTTTACCCAATTTTTCTTTAATACGTGCAGCTTTACCAGTAAGACCACGTAGGTAGTATAGCTTAGCTTTACGAACATCGCCGTGACGCTTAACAGTGATGCTTGCTACCACTGGAGAATGTGTTTGGAATACACGTTCCACACCTTCACCGTTTGAAGTGATTTTACGTACTGTGAATGCAGAGTGCAGACCACGGTTACGGATAGCGATAACTACGCCTTCAAAAGCCTGTAGACGTGATTTGTCACCTTCAACAACTTTTACTTGTACTACAACTGTAGCACCTGGGCCAAAAGTTGGTAGATCTGTTTTCATTTGCTCTTGTTCGATCTGTGCAATTATGTTGCTCATTTTCTATACCCTAGAATAAACTGAAAAACTCTACTTTAACTCGCGACTTTCGCGAACGATCTCAACAAGAAGTTTCTCTTGCAGATCAGTCAGAGCTAGGTTACTTAATAAATCAGGTCGTCGTTCTAACGTTCGAGCTAAGGACTGTTTCTGTCTATATTGGCTAATTTTACTATGATTGCCGCTAAGGAGAACCTTAGGAACAGCCAACCCATCTAACACTTCCGGACGCGTATAATGCGGACAATCTAACAGACCATCTGCAAACGAATCTTGCTCCGCGGATGCCTGAGTGCCTAAAACACCCGGTATCATGCGTGAAACTGCATCAATTATCGTCATTGCGGCAAGTTCGCCACCGGTTAACACGAAGTCACCGATAGACCACTCTTCATCAACTTCCGATTGGATGATACGCTCATCGATACCTTCATAACGACCACAAATAAAAATCATCTTCTCATTTGTTGCCAAGTCCAGTACGCCAGCTTGATCCAATTTACGTCCTTGCGGTGAAAGATAAATAACTTTCGCCTCACCACCTGCTGCCTGTTTTGCTGCATGGATAGCATCTCGTAATGGTTGAACCATCATCAACATGCCAGGGCCTCCACCATAAGGGCGATCATCGACCGTCTTATGTTTATCGTGGGCAAAATCTCTTGGGTTCCAAGTTTGAAACTTAAGCAGATCGCGTTTTATTGCTCGACCGATAACTCCTTGTTCAGTGATGGCATTAAACATCTCTGGAAAAAGGCTTATAACCCCTAACCACATACTAGCCTCCACTGACAACGAGTCTTAAAAACTCGGGTCCCAATTAACAATAATTTTTTGAGCGGTAATATCAACACTGATAATTACTTGCCCATCAAGATACGGAACTAACCGCTCTTTTTTTCCGAAAGCATCTGTTGCATTGGCTTTAATGACTAATACGTCGTTAGAACCAGTTTCCATCATATCAGTGACTTTGCCTAACGTATAACCCTTGTCTGTCTCAACAGAGCAGCCAATCAGATCACGCCAGTAAAATTCATCTTCTAATTCAGGAAGTTGATCAGCGTTAATAGCAATTTCAGCACCCGTAAGGGACTGCGCTTCTTCACGCACATCAATACCAGCTAACTTAGCAATTAAACCTTTGCCATGACGTTTGAAATCTTCAAGCGCCACTTCAACCCACTCGCCCTTTTGCTCGATGAGCCAAGGTGAATAGTTGAAGATCCCTTCAGGAATATCGGTAAAGGAGTTGATTTTCATCCAGCCCTTAATGCCGTAAACAGCACCAAGACGACCAACTACCATAGGTTTGTCAGTTGAACTCACAAGATCTCCTTACCTTAAGATAATTAAGCAGCTTTAGCAGCGTCTTTGATTAACTTAGCAACTGTGTTAGAAACTGTAGCGCCTTTAGCAACCCAAGCTTCAATTTTCACGTTGTCAAGACGAACACGTTCTTCTTGACCAGTAGCCATTGGGTTAAAGAAACCTAGCTTCTCGATGAATTTACCATCACGAGCATTACGGCTGTCTGTAACAACAACTGTGTAGAACGGTGATTTCTTAGAACCACCACGAGATAAACGAATAGTTACCATATCGTCCTCTTTATAAATTAAGTGTGTATTCCGACCTTGCACTGACAAGGCCCCAAAGTGTTCAAATAGCACTCACGAATGAGACGATTCGAAGTCGCGCAATTTTACTCTTATTTTAATTAAATGCAACCTTATTGTGTGTCATGACTACTTTAGTTAACGCTATTTATACTATAACCAATCATTATATTGCTATTACGCCGATTAGGAGCGGATTAGCAAGCATGAGCGGAAACAAAAAAACCCTGCTAGTATTAGCAAGGCTTGGCATAAAACACATATCGAAGGACGAGATTAAACCACGGTGTTAATTAACCAAATGGTCCTTTACCACCGCCCATACCACCCATGCCGCCGCCCATTCCTGGTGGCATCATACCTTTCATTTTACCCATCATTTTCTTCATGCCGCCTTTACCCGACATTTTTTTCATCATTTTCTGCATCTGCGTAAACTGTTTAAGTAGTTTATTCACATCTTGGATCTGGGTACCAGAACCCGTCGCAATACGGCGCTTACGCGAGCCTTTGATGATATCTGGACGTTTACGCTCTGCGGGTGTCATTGAATTAATGATCGCTTCCATACGGTTGGTTAATTTATCATCCATTTGATCTTTAACCGCATCAGGAACCTGGCTCATGCCCGGTAACTTATCCATCATGCTCATCATGCCACCCATGCTTTTCATTTGCACAAGCTGGTCACGGAAATCTTCTAAATCAAAACCTTGACCTTTCTGAACTTTTTTCGCCAGTTTTGCGGCTTTGTCTTTATCTACGTTACGTTCGACTTCTTCGATAAGTGATAGCACATCACCCATGCCCAAAATACGCGATGCGATACGTTCAGGATGGAAAGGTTCTAACGCATCAATTTTTTCGCCCATACCGATAAACTTAATTGGCTTACCGGTGATATGGCGAATAGATAATGCAGCACCACCACGTGCATCGCCATCGGCTTTGGTTAAGATGATACCTGTTAATGGTAACATCTCATTAAATGCTGCGGCTGTGTTTGCCGCATCTTGACCTGTCATGGCATCCACAACAAACAGTGTTTCGACAGGATTAATCGCCGCATGTAGATCTTGAATTTCCTGCATCATGTCAGTATCAACATGTAAACGACCCGCAGTATCGACAATCACCACATCAATAAATGACTTACGTGCGTATGCGATTGCCGCGTTGGCAATATCAACTGGCTTTTGCCCGATATTACTTGGAAAGAATTCAACATCCACTTCTGCAGCTAATGTTTCTAGCTGTTTGATTGCCGCAGGACGGTAAACGTCTGTACTCACAACCAATACTGATTTTTTCTCACGTTCTTTTAAGAACAGTGATAATTTCGCTACCGTGGTAGTTTTACCCGCACCTTGTAAACCAGCCATCATTAATACGGCTGGCGGTTGCGCAGCAAGATTTAATGTTTCGTTAGCATTACCCATTGCCGACTCAAGCTCAGCTTGCACAATCTTAATGAAGGCTTGGCCTGGATTCAGACTCTTAGATACATCTTGGCCTAGGGCATTTTCTTTCACATTTTTAATAAATTCGCGTACGACAGGTAAAGCAACATCCGCTTCGAGTAACGCCATGCGTACTTCACGTAGTGTGTCTTTGACATTATCTTCAGTCAAACGACCACGGCCGCTGACGTTTTTTAGCGTAGCCGATAAGCGATCGGTTAAATTCTCAAACATGACGTTATCCGTTATAAATTAAATTAAATTCAATAATTACTGATGATTATAACCCTATTTAAGGGCAAAAATCACACTCTCAATGTGTTGCTAGGTATTGTTTTATAAAAAAATAATATTTTCCTTTCCAAATAATGCATTTGAATATAGCTCTATAAGGTGAGCAAGCGTATACTGGACTGCATAATTACATATAAATCAACATTAAAGTGAGCCCTATGGAACTGTTTGCTCTTGGCGCTATTATTTTCTATATAGCTGCAATTTATCATTGCATTAAAGCCTTAACTGTAAAACAACAGGCGAGTATACGTACTATTTTCACCTTAGGCGCAGGCGCGACACTTTGCCATCTATTCTGGATGGGCTTTGATATTGTGACGACAGCAGGGATTAACCTAAGCATTGTCAATGTTGCCGCACTCATCAGTTTGCTGATCTCTATTATCATGACCCTGTCGATCAATAAATTTAAGATATTACCTTTATTACCTATCGTGTATGGTTTTTCGATCATTGTCATTACGATAAGCTATTTTCTGCCGACGATTTACATTTCCAATTTAAGTGATAATCCACCACTTGTTGTTCATATTGTCGTGATCCTATTTGCCTATGCGGCTTTCATTGTGGCGAGCTTACTTGCGCTGCAAATGGCTTACTTAGATTATCAACTCAAACACAAACGCCCAATCGCAATGCACCCTGCACTGCCATCGTTAATGACCATAGAAAAACAACTTATCAGGTTATTAAGTCTCGGTTTAGTACTGCTATCCGTGGCAATAGTGACAAGTTTTATCTTTTTTGAAGATACTTTTACCCGCTCTCAAGCACATAAGACCGTTTTATCTATCTTAGCTTGGCTATTTTATTCTGTGTTACTCTGGGGCCACTTTAAACAAGGCTGGCGTAGCAATAAAATTGCTTTTGGTACATTGTTTGGTTCTGTATTACTATCATTAGCCTATTTCGGCTCTCGTTTTGTAAAAGAGATCCTACTTCATTAATACTTAAACATACTTATAACCATCGTATATTACTTACTATACATAAACTTGCGTAATCAAAGGATAACACTTGGACGACATATCAACAGGAACCTTATTCGGTCTCCTGACTATTTTAATCCTCATGTCAGCTTATTTCTCTAGTTCTGAAACAGGCATGATGTCTCTCAATCGTTACAGGCTGAAGCACCTGGTTAAAAATAACCATACGGGTGCGAAACGTGTAGAAAAACTCCTCAACAGACCGGATCGTTTGATTGGTCTTATTCTTATTGGTAACAATCTAGTCAACATCTTGGCTTCTTCCATCGCAACAATTATCGGTATGCGCTTATTTGCAGAAAATGAAGCGCTTGGTTTAGCCGTATCGACAGGTCTGTTAACAATCGTTATCCTTATCTTTGCTGAAGTAACGCCTAAGACCTTAGCCGCACTGCACCCAGAAAAAGTCGCATTTCCAAGCTCATTGTTATTACGCCCAATGCTAACCTTGTTTTATCCATTGGTATGGCTAGTAAACATCATCTCTAATGGCCTATTGCGACTATTGCGCGTGAATATCCATCATAATGACAATGGAGCTCTGAACTCCGAAGAGTTGCGTACCATAGTGCATGAAGCCGGGGCCATGATCCCGCAGCGTCACCAAGATATGCTGATCAGTATTCTTGACCTAGAGAAAGTAACCGTTGATGACATTATGGTGCCTCGTAACGAGATCATTGCGATTGATATCAACGATGATTGGGAGATCCTGTTACGCCAATTACGTAATATTTCACATACCAGGGTATTGCTGTACCGTGACACCATCGATGATGCAGTTGGATTTGTGCATACCCGTGATGCACTACGTCTATTACTCAAAGAACAATTAGATAAAACCACACTGTTACGTGCGGTAAAAGAGCTGTACTTCATTCCAGAGGCGACACCGCTTAATGTGCAGCTATTAAAATTCCAACGTAAAAAAGAGCGTATCGGTTTAATTGTCGATGAATATGGCGACATTCAAGGCTTAGTCACGCTAGAAGACATCTTAGAAGAGATTGTGGGTGACTTTACCACCACGATGGCACCAACGGTGAGTGAAGAGATTGAGCCGCAATCTGACGGTAGCTATATCATTGATGGCACAGCAAACGTGCGTGATATTAATAAAGAAATGAACTGGCACTTTCCAACTAAAGGTCCAAAAACACTCAACGGTTTGATTTTAGAATATTTGGAAGAGATCCCCGAGGCCAATATCAGTTTGATCATTGAAGGGCACCCGTTAGAAGTATTAGAAATTGAAAACAATGTGATCCGACGAGTTCGCGTGCAACCGGTAGAAAAGAATAAAACTCAAATAGCGCATTAACCAAGGCCCTTATTCTTACTTTAAACAAATTGTAGATAATAAAAAAGCACCTAATTTAGGTGCTTTTTTCATTAGTTTTTAAATTAATAAAAATTAATATTTATTTGTTTGCGTTTTTAACTGCGTCTTTCAATGCCTTACCAGCAACGAATGCAGGAATTGTCGCAGCCGAAATTTGAATTTCTTCACCCGTTTGTGGGTTACGGCCAATACGTGCTGAACGTTCGCTTACTTTAAAAGTACCGAAACCAATTAGCTGTACAGCTTCTTTTTCTTTAAGGCTTTCAGTGATTGCACTTAGGATCTCTTCTAGTGCTGCTTTAGCTTGTACTTTCGTTAAATCTGCTTTCGCTGCAACTGCATCGATTAATTGAGTTTTATTCATAAGAATGTCCTTTCTACTATTCAATAACATTAAACTATTAAACACTCTATTCAAAAACACCGTTGACCGCAAAGGATTTATCGCCTTAATTCAGTCAATTGCCGAGAGAATAGTCAACAAATGGGGTGGCGCTCACACTAATCTCACTCTACGTACAAAAAAACATCATAAAATAATCACTGACACCTAACCGAGACAGCCCTAACTACCAGTGTCAGCGGCTGTTTTATGAGTTTGCAATCAATTAATCTAAGGTAATACCAATATTAGAAATACCGCTATTTTTAGCAAACTGGCGAAGCGCCTTAATACTATCAGGTGATTTCTGTACCGTTAATAGATCCAGCACGGCTTGCTGAAATTCAATTTCTGTTTTCATCAGCTCATCAGCGAAAATGATATCCTCGTCAATTTCTTCACCCGCCAACGCTTCTAAATAACTTGCAACAGTACCAATAGAAACTCGCGATGCATTCATTGCCTCGTTCACATCCGGATCGGGGGCAACTACACTATTAAAGGCACTGTTTAAAGTCACACATGCATCCAGTGCAGGGTAAACACCATAAACATCAAATTTGTCTACATTGGGAATAATCGGTTCGAAACGATCAAATTGAATTGTAAAATTAATTTTGCTGTTTTTAACCGTTAATGATTCCCAAAACAGATCTAATGATAAACGGAACTGCTTTGCATTACCTGTTTCACAAGCTTCAGAAAATAATTTGTAATTAGGAAAGCTGCGTTCAGCAAGTGCCGTAATAAAGCTCACTTTCTGCCAAGGTAATAATTTCATTAATTGCTTTTGGTGGTTTTCTTCAAGCACAAAATACCCTCTTCTTTATGGTCTTCATTCTTTCTATAATAGTTAAATATTCTCAACGTCATGAAGATATTTATCTAACGCTATTTATACTCGTTATATTAGTGAGATACAAGACAGACCAAACCAATCATACTAAATCGACGTCAATTCAAACGAAAAAATCAAGATCACAAATTCATTCCTGTAATCTAGTACTTAACATCAAACTTAAGTTCACTCATCCATCATCAAGCAGCATACATCATTCACGGTTCATTACAGCGAATATGGCCTATGGTATTGATGGTTTCGTATTACAAGTATCCGCTAAGTTCTAATCAGCCAGGGAATATAATTAAATTTTATATTGCAGTATATTTAATAGGTTCTTTTTTATTATTAAACCGTAAAATAACGACATCCATATTTTTTATAGACAGTAATGAATACTTACAAACTGCATCGCTACCTTGGCTATTTATTAATATTACCTGTGACGCTATGGGCATTTACCGGCGCATTTTTCTTAATTAAACCCGGTTACAAAAATGCCTATGAGCAATTGCACATAACCAGTTATCCACGCCATGCAACGTTACCACTGTTACCCGAACCTGAATGGCAAGCGATTGCTATTAATCGCAGTATTAACTTACCAAGACGGGATCGCCGTTACCGATACCAAGATAAAACTCATGTTTAATTGGACACGTTTAACCCTACGCCAGCAAGGTGCGGACAGGCGCCGTGATGATCAAAAAATCAGCGAGAAAAGTATAATAAGACCAAATAACGAGTAAAACATACATATAAAAAAGGCAGGTATGTCGTCATACCTGCCTTCTATATCTATTCATTCAAATAGCGTAAATAAAATGACTAAACGCTAGTTAATATTAGCATTAAAATTCTTTTTCAACTTCAGGAGTCTTAATTTCAGGAGTCTTAACTTCAGCCACTTCTTCGTCTTTATCACCCAGTAGATTAGCACGGATCATACCGTCAATTTCTGCAGCAATCTTCGGATTATCAGCAAGGTACTGTGATGCTTTCGCTTTACCTTGACCAATCTTGTCTCCCTTGTATGAGTACCAAGCGCCAGCTTTTTCAATGAGTTTTTCTTTAACACCTAAATCAACTAGCTCACCATTACGGTTGAAGCCTTTGCCGTATAGTATTTGAAATTCAGCTTGTTTAAACGGTGCTGCAATCTTGTTTTTAACCACTTTAACACGTGTTTCATTACCCGTGATCTCGTCGCCATCTTTAACCGAACCAATACGACGGATATCTAAACGTACTGACGCGTAAAATTTAAGGGCGTTACCACCTGTGGTGGTTTCTGGTGAACCAAACATCACACCAATCTTCATACGGATCTGGTTAATGAAGATACACATAGTGTTGCTCGTTTTTAAGTTACCCGTTAATTTACGCATCGCTTGCGACAACATTCGCGCTTGCAGACCCATGTGGTTATCGCCCATGCTGCCTTCAATCTCAGCTTTTGGTGTCAATGCCGCAACCGAGTCAATCACGATAATATCGACTGCACCTGAGCGTGCTAACATGTCAGTAATCTCGAGAGCTTGTTCACCGGTATCTGGTTGCGATATCAATAGTTCATTCACATCAACACCCAGTTTACCCGCATAGAGAGGATCCAGTGCATGCTCAGCATCAATAAACGCGCAAACTTTACCTTCACGTTGTGCAGACGCAATCACTTCTAACGTTAATGTCGTTTTACCACTTGATTCCGGACCATAAATTTCAACGATACGCCCCATCGGTAAGCCACCAACACCCAGCGCAATATCAAGAGAAAGTGAACCTGTAGAAACAGTTTCTACGTCCATGGTACGGTTATCACCTAGCTTCATGATAGAACCTTTACCAAATTGCTTTTCAATTTGTCCAATTGCTGCAGCTAAGGCTTTTTCTTTATTCGCGTCCATTTTATTCCCCTGAGGCATAATCGAGTATTTAATTTAAAGGCATAAGTATACTGTTCGTTCATACAGTATCAAGCAATAAACGCATATTTTTTTAATTATTATGAGTGGTGCATATTTACGTACAAAAAATACAGTCGCCACCTTGCTTTAGCATTGTTATTATAGCTGCAACTATTATTTTCAAACCGAGCCGCTATGCAACCTAATTTTATTGCACCACAAGACTTAACCAATCACACCCCTATGATGCAACAATTCTTTAAGTTAAAAGCTGAGCAACCAGAAATCTTACTCTTTTATCGCATGGGCGATTTTTATGAGTTATTTTATGATGATGCCAAAAAAGCGTCGCAATTATTAGGCATCTCTCTGACCAAGCGTGGTAAGTCAAATGGTAACCCGATCCCAATGGCAGGTATCCCTTACCATTCATTAGAAGGTTATTTAGCAAAGCTAGTACGTTGTGGTGAATCGGTAGCGATCTGTGAACAAATTGGCGATCCGGCGACATCCAAAGGTCCAGTAGAACGTAAAGTGGTCCGTATTGTGACCCCTGGCACGGTCAGTGACGAAGCTTTACTTACCGAACATAATGACAATTTATTAGCCGCATTATTCCAAGATGGTAACACCTTTGGTTATGCCACCCTTGATATGGGTAGCGGCCGTTTTCTGATCAATCAATTTAGCTCAGAGGACACCTTACTTGCAGAGCTGCAACGTACCGATCCCGCAGAGCTGCTGTACTGTGAATCATTGGAATCGGTTCAACATATTAATCACCTTAGAGGTCTACGTCGCCGCCCAGAGTGGGAGTTTGATTTACAAACTGGCCGCAACGTTTTATGTCAGCAATTTGGAACCAAAGATTTAATCGCTTTTGGTGTCGAAAATGCGCCAGTGGCCCTATGTGCTGCAGGTTGCTTAATGCAATACGTGAAAGAAACCCAGCGAACTGCATTGCCGCATATCCGCTCGATCAAGCTTGAACAAACAGAACAAATGGTGGTGATGGATGCGGCAACCCGCCGTAATCTAGAACTCACCCAAAACTTATCCGGTGGTGTTGAGAATACCTTGGCAGAAGTACTTGATCATACTTCAACACCGATGGGCAGCCGGCTATTAAAACGTTGGTTGCATCAACCAATCCGCGATAGCTTGGTGTTACAGCAACGCCAATCCAGTATTCAATCATTACTCGACGTCGGTGCGTTAAACGATCTACAACCAATATTACGCACTATCGGCGATATCGAACGTATCATTGCCCGTTTATCATTACGCTCAGCGCGTCCGCGCGATCTGGTACGGTTACGTAATGCCTTCCAGCAATTACCCGCATTACGCACACTACTGGCAGAACACGATGCCGAACACTTAAGCTCATTACAGCAATTAGCGGGTGAGTTCAGTGAGCTAGAACAGTTACTGACGTTCGCCGTTATCGACAACCCGCCAGTATTAATCCGTGACGGCGGCGTGATAGCGCCCGGTTATAACCAAGAGTTAGATGAATGGCGCGCCCTAAACAAAGGGGCGACGGATTATCTCAAAGCCTTAGAAGAACGCGAAAAACAACAAACCGGTATCCCTACCTTAAAAGTCGGTTATAACCGCGTTCACGGTTACTTCATCGAAGTCAGTCGCCTACAATCAGATCAAGTGCCAGCAACCTACATCCGACGTCAAACGCTGAAAAACACCGAACGTTACATCATTCCAGAGTTGAAAGAACATGAAGATAAAGTACTCAGTAGCCAAAGTAAGTCACTGGCACTAGAGAAACAACTTTATGAACAATTATTAGATAAGTTGTTACCGTATATTCCCGCACTGCAAGACAGCGCAGCCGCATTATCAGAACTAGATGTACTGTGTAACTTTGCAGAACGCGCAGAAACTTTAAACTATTGCCGCCCGACAATTAGTATCAAACCTGGTATCGACATTATCAATGGTCGTCATCCTGTCGTTGAGCAGGTGATGACAGAACCG comes from the Moritella yayanosii genome and includes:
- the mutH gene encoding DNA mismatch repair endonuclease MutH, which produces MPAIINEPQDINELMFRAQAIAGFNLQQIAALHQLSVPDDLRKQKGWIGQLLELHLGATAGSKPIQDFPALGVELKTIPINAQGKPLETTFVCVAPLTGNHGVTWQTCSVANKLKQVLWIPVLGERDIPVAERIVGSPLLWQPDEIENMQLQEDWEELMDMIALGQVEQITAHHGKYLQLRPKAANNKIRTKAYGSEGEIIQVRPRGFYLKKAFTHQLLKKHFNI
- the rplS gene encoding 50S ribosomal protein L19, whose protein sequence is MSNIIAQIEQEQMKTDLPTFGPGATVVVQVKVVEGDKSRLQAFEGVVIAIRNRGLHSAFTVRKITSNGEGVERVFQTHSPVVASITVKRHGDVRKAKLYYLRGLTGKAARIKEKLGKRKSK
- the trmD gene encoding tRNA (guanosine(37)-N1)-methyltransferase TrmD, translating into MWLGVISLFPEMFNAITEQGVIGRAIKRDLLKFQTWNPRDFAHDKHKTVDDRPYGGGPGMLMMVQPLRDAIHAAKQAAGGEAKVIYLSPQGRKLDQAGVLDLATNEKMIFICGRYEGIDERIIQSEVDEEWSIGDFVLTGGELAAMTIIDAVSRMIPGVLGTQASAEQDSFADGLLDCPHYTRPEVLDGLAVPKVLLSGNHSKISQYRQKQSLARTLERRPDLLSNLALTDLQEKLLVEIVRESRELK
- the rimM gene encoding ribosome maturation factor RimM (Essential for efficient processing of 16S rRNA), with amino-acid sequence MSSTDKPMVVGRLGAVYGIKGWMKINSFTDIPEGIFNYSPWLIEQKGEWVEVALEDFKRHGKGLIAKLAGIDVREEAQSLTGAEIAINADQLPELEDEFYWRDLIGCSVETDKGYTLGKVTDMMETGSNDVLVIKANATDAFGKKERLVPYLDGQVIISVDITAQKIIVNWDPSF
- the rpsP gene encoding 30S ribosomal protein S16, giving the protein MVTIRLSRGGSKKSPFYTVVVTDSRNARDGKFIEKLGFFNPMATGQEERVRLDNVKIEAWVAKGATVSNTVAKLIKDAAKAA
- the ffh gene encoding signal recognition particle protein; the protein is MFENLTDRLSATLKNVSGRGRLTEDNVKDTLREVRMALLEADVALPVVREFIKNVKENALGQDVSKSLNPGQAFIKIVQAELESAMGNANETLNLAAQPPAVLMMAGLQGAGKTTTVAKLSLFLKEREKKSVLVVSTDVYRPAAIKQLETLAAEVDVEFFPSNIGQKPVDIANAAIAYARKSFIDVVIVDTAGRLHVDTDMMQEIQDLHAAINPVETLFVVDAMTGQDAANTAAAFNEMLPLTGIILTKADGDARGGAALSIRHITGKPIKFIGMGEKIDALEPFHPERIASRILGMGDVLSLIEEVERNVDKDKAAKLAKKVQKGQGFDLEDFRDQLVQMKSMGGMMSMMDKLPGMSQVPDAVKDQMDDKLTNRMEAIINSMTPAERKRPDIIKGSRKRRIATGSGTQIQDVNKLLKQFTQMQKMMKKMSGKGGMKKMMGKMKGMMPPGMGGGMGGMGGGKGPFG
- a CDS encoding cytochrome C assembly family protein produces the protein MELFALGAIIFYIAAIYHCIKALTVKQQASIRTIFTLGAGATLCHLFWMGFDIVTTAGINLSIVNVAALISLLISIIMTLSINKFKILPLLPIVYGFSIIVITISYFLPTIYISNLSDNPPLVVHIVVILFAYAAFIVASLLALQMAYLDYQLKHKRPIAMHPALPSLMTIEKQLIRLLSLGLVLLSVAIVTSFIFFEDTFTRSQAHKTVLSILAWLFYSVLLWGHFKQGWRSNKIAFGTLFGSVLLSLAYFGSRFVKEILLH
- a CDS encoding HlyC/CorC family transporter: MDDISTGTLFGLLTILILMSAYFSSSETGMMSLNRYRLKHLVKNNHTGAKRVEKLLNRPDRLIGLILIGNNLVNILASSIATIIGMRLFAENEALGLAVSTGLLTIVILIFAEVTPKTLAALHPEKVAFPSSLLLRPMLTLFYPLVWLVNIISNGLLRLLRVNIHHNDNGALNSEELRTIVHEAGAMIPQRHQDMLISILDLEKVTVDDIMVPRNEIIAIDINDDWEILLRQLRNISHTRVLLYRDTIDDAVGFVHTRDALRLLLKEQLDKTTLLRAVKELYFIPEATPLNVQLLKFQRKKERIGLIVDEYGDIQGLVTLEDILEEIVGDFTTTMAPTVSEEIEPQSDGSYIIDGTANVRDINKEMNWHFPTKGPKTLNGLILEYLEEIPEANISLIIEGHPLEVLEIENNVIRRVRVQPVEKNKTQIAH
- a CDS encoding HU family DNA-binding protein — encoded protein: MNKTQLIDAVAAKADLTKVQAKAALEEILSAITESLKEKEAVQLIGFGTFKVSERSARIGRNPQTGEEIQISAATIPAFVAGKALKDAVKNANK
- a CDS encoding YjaG family protein, whose product is MLEENHQKQLMKLLPWQKVSFITALAERSFPNYKLFSEACETGNAKQFRLSLDLFWESLTVKNSKINFTIQFDRFEPIIPNVDKFDVYGVYPALDACVTLNSAFNSVVAPDPDVNEAMNASRVSIGTVASYLEALAGEEIDEDIIFADELMKTEIEFQQAVLDLLTVQKSPDSIKALRQFAKNSGISNIGITLD
- the recA gene encoding recombinase RecA yields the protein MPQGNKMDANKEKALAAAIGQIEKQFGKGSIMKLGDNRTMDVETVSTGSLSLDIALGVGGLPMGRIVEIYGPESSGKTTLTLEVIASAQREGKVCAFIDAEHALDPLYAGKLGVDVNELLISQPDTGEQALEITDMLARSGAVDIIVIDSVAALTPKAEIEGSMGDNHMGLQARMLSQAMRKLTGNLKTSNTMCIFINQIRMKIGVMFGSPETTTGGNALKFYASVRLDIRRIGSVKDGDEITGNETRVKVVKNKIAAPFKQAEFQILYGKGFNRNGELVDLGVKEKLIEKAGAWYSYKGDKIGQGKAKASQYLADNPKIAAEIDGMIRANLLGDKDEEVAEVKTPEIKTPEVEKEF